Proteins encoded by one window of Enterococcus saccharolyticus subsp. saccharolyticus:
- a CDS encoding MATE family efflux transporter — MFLTRKRFFNASDSELFFLSWPIFIELFLRVVIGNINVWMISHYSEPAVASVGAANQLLYLAVFVYGFITVGTQIIIAQLIGAKKRKEIQEVINTALFGSLGIGLLISLVFILFSPMLLRFMNLDMELIEIGKGYLQVYGGSLFISAITAVIIAVLRTHSFTKPALLVPMTASILAVIGNYFALYQPFGLPNFGVTGLGFASVFGNTIGLIIAFVLLKKHIGFSIRSLRPQKISLPILKSILAYGLPSSGETLSYQGAQIVVTMIVASLGSSVLIAKSYITAISQFVYLVAASLSQGNQIIVGRNVGAGEFDRASKRGMRTVIIGMIVSLAICLLTFVFIEPIMHIFTTNDEIITIAREVFLVEIILETARAVNMILVGALNASGDVKFPLICSLIVLWAVSLPFSYALAIVAHWGLVGVWIAYAIDEAIRGVLMIRRWRSGIWQSKAVIHKEEPVE, encoded by the coding sequence ATGTTTTTGACAAGAAAAAGATTTTTTAACGCTTCAGATAGTGAATTGTTCTTTTTAAGTTGGCCAATTTTTATTGAATTATTTTTACGAGTTGTAATTGGTAATATCAACGTCTGGATGATTTCTCATTATTCTGAACCTGCAGTCGCATCAGTCGGAGCCGCAAATCAGCTACTATACTTGGCGGTTTTTGTTTACGGATTTATTACAGTTGGGACCCAAATTATTATTGCCCAACTAATCGGTGCCAAAAAACGCAAGGAAATTCAAGAAGTAATTAACACAGCATTGTTTGGTTCATTAGGTATCGGTTTGCTTATTAGTCTCGTTTTTATTCTCTTTTCGCCAATGTTGTTACGTTTTATGAATTTGGATATGGAATTAATTGAAATTGGTAAAGGGTATTTGCAAGTCTATGGTGGTAGTTTATTTATTTCAGCCATTACTGCTGTGATTATTGCTGTTTTACGTACACATAGTTTCACAAAACCAGCATTGTTGGTTCCTATGACAGCAAGTATCTTAGCGGTTATCGGAAACTATTTTGCGCTATATCAGCCGTTTGGTTTACCCAATTTCGGTGTGACGGGCCTAGGTTTTGCGAGCGTCTTTGGAAATACAATTGGGTTAATTATCGCTTTTGTTCTATTGAAAAAGCATATTGGCTTTTCGATTCGTTCACTTCGCCCCCAAAAAATATCACTACCTATTCTAAAATCGATTTTAGCCTATGGATTACCATCATCTGGTGAAACACTTTCTTATCAAGGTGCACAAATTGTCGTAACGATGATTGTCGCTTCATTAGGTTCCAGTGTCTTGATTGCAAAGTCTTATATCACAGCTATTTCGCAATTTGTTTATTTAGTCGCTGCTTCTCTTAGCCAAGGAAACCAAATTATAGTAGGACGTAATGTCGGTGCTGGTGAATTTGATCGTGCCTCCAAGCGGGGAATGCGTACGGTAATCATCGGGATGATTGTTTCGTTAGCCATTTGTTTACTGACATTTGTGTTCATTGAACCAATCATGCATATTTTTACGACCAACGATGAGATCATTACGATTGCACGCGAAGTTTTCTTAGTAGAAATCATTTTAGAAACTGCTCGTGCGGTCAATATGATTTTAGTGGGCGCATTGAATGCCAGTGGCGATGTGAAATTCCCACTCATCTGCAGTTTGATTGTTTTGTGGGCAGTTAGCTTACCGTTCTCTTATGCTTTAGCGATTGTCGCACATTGGGGTTTGGTCGGCGTATGGATCGCTTATGCCATTGACGAAGCTATCCGAGGCGTACTAATGATTCGGCGTTGGCGTTCCGGTATATGGCAAAGTAAAGCAGTCATTCATAAAGAAGAACCTGTCGAATAA
- a CDS encoding MurR/RpiR family transcriptional regulator encodes MLLVEKIQETNFSPAEQSLIDYILEKNTAIEEHTIKDIAEATFVHPSTLIRIAKKLGFSGWSDLKLAFLEEQRYLHSHFEEIDANLPFAKTDGLVTVAQKMAALEQTTIEDTLSLLHHDTLKKATDLLYQAKEIKIFTSNANIFTAQDFALKMRRLKKRTTIAEIIGEQAYEAHNTDETTCALLISYTGENQLIKQVLPILKEQGAHILSITSIGESTISKESDCNLQMTTRERLYSKIGDFTTSMSISYLLDVLYTTVFSRNYQQNLNHLIHMGEEFDNRTSTSPVMQEHPIENRLQITDSFLPN; translated from the coding sequence ATGTTATTAGTCGAAAAAATTCAAGAAACGAACTTTTCACCTGCCGAACAATCCCTCATTGATTATATACTTGAAAAAAATACTGCCATTGAAGAACACACGATTAAAGATATTGCCGAAGCAACGTTTGTCCATCCTTCCACGTTAATTCGAATTGCTAAAAAATTAGGTTTCAGTGGTTGGTCTGATTTAAAACTGGCCTTCTTAGAAGAACAACGCTATTTGCACAGTCATTTTGAAGAAATTGATGCTAATCTTCCTTTTGCCAAAACAGATGGTCTTGTCACCGTTGCCCAAAAAATGGCAGCCTTAGAACAAACAACCATTGAAGATACCTTGTCCCTTTTGCATCATGATACGTTAAAAAAAGCGACGGATTTATTATATCAAGCAAAAGAAATCAAAATTTTTACGTCAAATGCCAATATTTTTACCGCACAAGATTTTGCTTTAAAAATGCGTCGGTTAAAAAAACGAACGACTATTGCGGAAATTATTGGTGAACAAGCTTATGAAGCTCATAATACTGACGAAACGACCTGTGCACTTTTAATTTCATATACGGGTGAAAATCAATTAATCAAACAAGTTTTACCGATTTTAAAAGAACAAGGTGCACATATTTTAAGTATTACTAGTATTGGCGAAAGTACGATTAGCAAAGAATCTGATTGCAATCTTCAAATGACCACCCGAGAGCGTTTGTATTCTAAGATTGGTGATTTTACGACCAGTATGTCAATTTCCTACTTATTAGATGTCTTATACACAACGGTCTTTTCTAGAAATTACCAGCAAAATCTCAATCATTTAATTCATATGGGCGAAGAATTTGATAATCGAACCAGTACCTCACCGGTTATGCAAGAACATCCGATTGAAAACCGGTTGCAAATTACCGATTCATTTTTGCCAAACTAA
- a CDS encoding ABC transporter ATP-binding protein, whose amino-acid sequence MEKSQSEWAKSIPLKEQATIIRRLLTYAKPFRRTFMVAIAFAFILSVVNILLPRVLQTLIDNYLMKQTATMQVILYFAALYLFGTVMKAIIWFFQWFLYSMASLKTYQYIRVKLFEKLHTLGMRYFDRTPAGSIVSRVTNDTETLFEFWYVFLSVLTGIFAVISSFAAMFQINAKIALINLIFLPILGIVIWYYQKFSSRIYRQMREKLSQLNTKLNESISGMQIVQQFRQERRLNREFEETNDDYLETRYAMIRTNSLLLAPIINLLYAIAVAMSLTVFGFDALHSPIEVGLIYAFTTYVQGFFNPMTQMMDFLSTFTDGVVAGSRILKIMDDEEYTPQQHPTANETITAGKIEFRNVTFSYDGEHNVLQNISFVAHPGETVALVGHTGSGKSSIINVLMRFYEFGEGQILIDDKDIRDFSLEELRQKMGLVLQDAFMFYGDIADNIRLLNKTITDEEIIAAAKFVQADKFIEQLPGAYHAKVIERGASYSSGQRQLISFARTMVTQPKILVLDEATANIDTETEGYIQEGLANMRQGRTTIAIAHRLSTIRDADLILVLDKGNIVERGNHESLIQQAGLYADMYKLQSMNP is encoded by the coding sequence ATGGAAAAATCACAATCTGAATGGGCAAAATCAATACCATTAAAAGAACAAGCAACGATTATTCGTCGTTTACTAACGTATGCGAAACCTTTTAGACGCACTTTTATGGTGGCTATTGCATTTGCTTTTATACTATCAGTTGTCAATATTTTATTGCCACGGGTCTTACAAACCTTAATTGACAATTATTTAATGAAACAAACGGCGACGATGCAAGTGATTTTATATTTCGCGGCGCTGTATTTGTTTGGTACAGTGATGAAGGCGATTATTTGGTTTTTCCAATGGTTTTTATATTCGATGGCATCGCTGAAAACGTATCAATATATTCGTGTGAAGTTATTTGAGAAATTGCATACGCTCGGGATGCGTTATTTTGATCGGACCCCCGCAGGTTCCATTGTTTCGCGTGTGACGAATGATACCGAAACACTCTTTGAATTTTGGTATGTTTTTTTATCAGTATTGACGGGGATTTTCGCTGTTATTTCTTCTTTTGCGGCGATGTTTCAAATCAATGCGAAAATTGCGTTAATTAATTTGATTTTCTTACCGATTTTGGGGATTGTTATTTGGTATTACCAAAAATTTAGTTCTCGTATCTATCGCCAAATGCGTGAGAAATTAAGTCAATTAAATACCAAATTAAATGAATCAATTTCTGGGATGCAAATTGTGCAGCAATTTCGACAAGAACGTCGTTTAAATCGTGAATTTGAAGAAACCAATGATGATTATTTAGAAACTCGTTATGCGATGATTCGTACCAATTCATTGTTACTGGCACCAATTATTAACCTCTTGTATGCTATTGCAGTGGCGATGTCCTTAACTGTGTTTGGTTTTGATGCCTTACATTCACCCATTGAAGTGGGCTTGATTTATGCCTTTACAACTTACGTGCAAGGTTTTTTCAATCCAATGACACAAATGATGGACTTTTTAAGTACCTTTACAGATGGTGTCGTTGCGGGGAGTCGTATTTTAAAAATTATGGATGATGAAGAATACACACCGCAACAACACCCAACTGCCAATGAAACAATTACAGCTGGAAAAATTGAATTTCGGAATGTCACATTTTCTTATGATGGTGAACACAATGTGCTACAAAATATTTCCTTTGTCGCTCATCCAGGAGAAACGGTGGCTCTTGTTGGCCATACAGGTAGTGGGAAAAGTTCGATTATTAATGTCTTAATGCGTTTTTATGAGTTTGGTGAAGGGCAAATTTTAATTGATGACAAAGATATTCGTGACTTTTCACTAGAAGAATTGCGTCAAAAAATGGGCTTAGTGTTACAAGACGCGTTTATGTTTTATGGTGATATTGCGGACAATATTCGTTTGTTGAATAAAACCATTACTGATGAAGAAATTATTGCTGCGGCAAAATTTGTTCAAGCCGATAAATTTATCGAACAATTACCTGGTGCCTATCATGCCAAAGTGATTGAACGCGGTGCTAGTTATTCTAGTGGACAACGACAATTAATTTCGTTTGCTCGAACAATGGTGACGCAACCGAAAATTTTAGTGTTGGATGAAGCGACAGCTAATATTGACACGGAAACAGAAGGGTATATTCAAGAAGGTTTAGCAAATATGCGTCAAGGGCGGACAACGATTGCTATTGCCCATCGTTTATCAACAATTCGCGATGCAGATTTAATTTTAGTTTTAGATAAGGGGAACATTGTTGAACGAGGCAATCACGAGTCATTAATTCAACAAGCTGGACTTTATGCAGATATGTACAAATTACAAAGCATGAATCCTTAA
- the trxB gene encoding thioredoxin-disulfide reductase yields MYDVIVIGAGPAGMTAALYASRSNLSVVMIERGAPGGQMNNTAEVENYPGFEMILGPELAEKMYDGATKFGAENAYGIVQEIKDCGDYKEVVTGDKTFQAKTVIIATGCEHRKLGVAGEDEFAGRGVSYCAVCDGAFFRNRKLLVIGGGDSAVEEAIYLTQFASEVVIVHRRDELRAQKIIQDRAFANEKISFLWDSVVEEIVGNDMVVTGATIKNVKTGEVHEESANGIFIYVGLDPLTEAFQSSGITNEEGWIPTDDEMRTSIPGVFAVGDVREKNLRQITTAVGDGSVAGQEVFNYLEAQKDVKK; encoded by the coding sequence ATGTATGATGTAATCGTGATTGGAGCAGGTCCTGCAGGGATGACTGCTGCATTATATGCGTCTCGTTCAAATTTATCAGTTGTGATGATTGAGCGTGGTGCACCTGGTGGTCAAATGAATAACACAGCGGAAGTGGAAAACTACCCTGGTTTTGAAATGATTTTAGGTCCAGAATTAGCAGAAAAAATGTATGATGGCGCGACAAAATTTGGTGCTGAAAACGCCTATGGTATCGTGCAAGAAATTAAAGATTGTGGCGACTATAAAGAAGTAGTCACTGGCGATAAAACATTCCAAGCAAAAACAGTGATTATCGCAACGGGTTGTGAACATCGCAAATTAGGCGTTGCTGGTGAAGATGAATTTGCTGGTCGTGGTGTGTCTTATTGTGCTGTTTGTGATGGTGCTTTTTTCCGTAACCGTAAATTATTGGTTATCGGTGGAGGCGACTCTGCTGTAGAAGAAGCGATTTACTTAACGCAATTTGCTTCAGAAGTGGTTATTGTGCATCGTCGTGATGAATTACGTGCCCAAAAGATTATTCAAGACCGTGCGTTTGCAAACGAAAAGATTTCTTTCTTATGGGATTCAGTTGTTGAAGAAATCGTTGGAAATGACATGGTGGTGACAGGTGCTACAATCAAAAATGTTAAAACTGGCGAAGTACATGAAGAATCTGCTAATGGTATCTTTATCTATGTAGGATTAGATCCATTAACAGAAGCCTTCCAATCAAGCGGAATTACGAATGAAGAAGGTTGGATTCCAACCGATGATGAAATGCGCACCTCAATTCCAGGTGTTTTTGCAGTCGGCGATGTTCGTGAAAAGAACTTACGTCAAATTACCACAGCAGTGGGTGACGGAAGTGTCGCTGGTCAAGAAGTATTTAACTATCTTGAAGCGCAAAAAGATGTGAAAAAATAG
- a CDS encoding YneF family protein yields MMSTGIVVLIAIIALVIGAVGGFFLARKYMQDYLKKNPPVNEDMLRMMMMSMGQKPSEKKIRQMMQQMKNQK; encoded by the coding sequence ATTATGAGTACAGGAATTGTTGTTTTAATTGCGATTATCGCTTTAGTTATAGGCGCTGTAGGCGGCTTCTTTTTAGCACGTAAATATATGCAAGATTACTTGAAGAAAAATCCTCCCGTTAATGAGGATATGTTGCGCATGATGATGATGTCAATGGGGCAAAAACCCTCTGAGAAAAAAATTCGTCAAATGATGCAACAAATGAAAAACCAAAAATAA
- a CDS encoding 6-phospho-beta-glucosidase: MGFRKDFLWGGATAANQCEGGYNEGGRGLANVDVVPIGEARLGVITGKTKMFDFEEGYHYPAKVGIDMYHRYKEDIALFGEMGFKTYRLSIAWTRIFPNGDETEPNEEGLKFYEDLFKECHKYGIEPLVTITHFDCPMHLIEAYGGWRNRKMVEFYERLCTVIFNRYKGLVKYWLTFNEINMILHAPFMGAGLYFEEGENEDQVKYQAAHHELVSSAIATRIAHEVDPENQVGCMLAAGGYYPYSCRPEDVFESRQKDRESYFFIDVQSRGEYPAYFLKDLERKGIEIAMEEGDAELLKAHTVDFISFSYYSSRVATTDPELLEQTSGNIFASVKNPYLDASEWGWQIDPLGLRITMNDIYDRYQKPLFIVENGLGAVDVPDENGYVEDDYRIDYLAKHIQAMKDAVELDGVDLLGYTTWGCIDLVSAGTGEMKKRYGFIYVDLDNEGNGDLKRSKKKSFDWYKQVIASNGEDLTNN, from the coding sequence ATGGGATTTCGTAAAGACTTTTTATGGGGTGGCGCAACAGCTGCCAATCAATGTGAAGGCGGCTATAACGAAGGTGGACGTGGACTAGCAAACGTCGATGTCGTGCCAATTGGTGAAGCACGTTTAGGCGTCATCACTGGTAAAACAAAAATGTTTGATTTTGAAGAAGGCTATCATTATCCAGCAAAAGTTGGGATCGATATGTATCACCGTTATAAAGAAGATATTGCTTTATTCGGCGAAATGGGTTTCAAAACATATCGTTTGTCTATTGCATGGACAAGAATCTTCCCTAACGGTGATGAAACAGAGCCGAATGAAGAAGGTCTAAAATTCTATGAAGATTTATTTAAAGAATGCCATAAATATGGTATCGAACCTTTAGTAACAATCACTCACTTTGATTGCCCAATGCATTTAATTGAAGCATACGGTGGTTGGCGTAATCGTAAAATGGTAGAGTTCTATGAAAGATTATGTACTGTTATTTTTAACCGTTACAAAGGATTGGTTAAATATTGGTTAACCTTCAACGAAATCAATATGATCTTACATGCACCATTTATGGGCGCTGGTCTTTACTTTGAAGAAGGTGAAAATGAAGATCAAGTGAAATATCAAGCGGCACATCATGAATTAGTATCAAGTGCGATTGCGACACGTATTGCACATGAAGTTGATCCTGAAAATCAAGTGGGTTGTATGTTGGCAGCGGGTGGTTATTATCCATATAGTTGTCGTCCAGAAGATGTTTTTGAATCTCGTCAAAAAGACCGTGAAAGCTATTTCTTCATTGATGTACAATCACGCGGTGAATATCCTGCATACTTCTTAAAAGATTTAGAACGCAAAGGGATTGAAATTGCGATGGAAGAAGGCGATGCAGAATTATTAAAAGCACACACTGTGGACTTTATTTCATTCTCTTACTACTCATCACGTGTAGCAACAACTGATCCTGAATTATTAGAGCAAACGTCTGGTAATATTTTTGCATCAGTGAAAAACCCTTACCTAGATGCAAGCGAATGGGGCTGGCAAATTGACCCACTAGGACTACGTATCACAATGAATGATATTTATGACCGTTACCAAAAACCATTATTTATTGTTGAAAATGGTTTAGGTGCAGTGGATGTCCCAGATGAAAATGGCTATGTTGAAGATGATTATCGTATTGATTATCTAGCAAAACACATCCAAGCAATGAAAGATGCCGTAGAATTAGATGGTGTAGACTTATTAGGTTATACAACTTGGGGCTGTATCGATTTGGTTTCTGCTGGAACAGGTGAAATGAAAAAACGTTATGGTTTCATCTACGTTGATCTAGATAACGAAGGAAATGGTGACTTAAAACGTTCGAAGAAAAAATCATTTGACTGGTACAAACAAGTCATTGCTTCAAACGGCGAAGATTTAACAAATAACTAA
- a CDS encoding ABC transporter ATP-binding protein, translating to MSIFKKLSWFFRQERKNYIIGVTALILVAIMQLVPPKVIGIIIDEIADQNIHMTTILFWVAILCAAALGQYIFRYIWRTHIWGSAARLEKSLRRQLFDHFTKMDNIFYQKYRTGDLMAHATNDLNAIQNVAGAGILTFADSFISGGMTILAMILFIDWRLTLIALIPLPLLALTSRILGSKLHDAFRDSQEAFSNINDKAQESITGMKVIKTFGQEKEDLADFSEKIDQAIAKNRRVNFLDALFDPFITLIIGLSYVLTIIVGGNFIMNGTITIGQLVSFISYIGMLIWPMFAIGRLFNVLERGNASYDRVSELLREKTHIIEAPDAITTPAKGELAVHIDQFHYPEDDTIALDNIQFSLNEGEVLGVVGKTGSGKTTLLKLLMREYDNYQGSIQFGGHSIKDYSLDALLQSIGYVPQDHFLFSMTIRDNIRFADPHFSQEKIEQAAKLAFIDEDIKGFPEGYDTMVGERGVSLSGGQKQRISIARALIVEPELLILDDALSAVDAKTEEAILHNLKTFRQDKTTIIAAHRLSSVMHAKEILVVDEGKIVERGTHEELLVFDGWYKRMWEKQQLEAKIEGSEA from the coding sequence ATGTCAATATTCAAAAAATTAAGTTGGTTTTTTAGACAAGAGAGAAAGAACTATATTATTGGTGTAACGGCATTGATTTTAGTTGCAATTATGCAATTGGTTCCTCCAAAAGTAATCGGGATTATCATTGATGAAATCGCCGATCAAAACATTCATATGACGACCATTTTATTTTGGGTCGCTATTTTATGTGCTGCCGCATTAGGACAATACATTTTTCGTTATATTTGGCGCACGCATATTTGGGGAAGTGCCGCACGTTTAGAAAAAAGTTTGCGCCGTCAATTATTTGACCACTTTACCAAAATGGATAATATTTTTTATCAAAAATACCGGACAGGCGATTTGATGGCACATGCAACCAATGATTTAAATGCCATTCAAAACGTAGCTGGTGCAGGTATTTTGACGTTTGCGGATTCGTTTATTTCTGGAGGGATGACGATTCTAGCCATGATTCTCTTTATCGATTGGCGTTTGACGCTGATTGCTTTGATTCCTCTGCCATTGCTGGCACTGACTTCACGTATTTTAGGTTCTAAACTCCACGATGCGTTTCGCGATTCTCAAGAAGCCTTTTCCAATATCAATGACAAAGCGCAAGAAAGTATCACTGGGATGAAAGTGATTAAAACTTTTGGCCAAGAAAAAGAAGATTTAGCCGATTTCTCAGAAAAAATTGATCAAGCAATTGCTAAAAATCGTCGTGTAAACTTTTTAGATGCATTATTTGATCCATTTATTACATTGATTATTGGGTTGTCTTATGTTTTGACGATTATTGTTGGTGGGAATTTCATTATGAATGGGACAATCACCATTGGGCAACTCGTGTCATTTATCAGTTATATTGGGATGTTAATTTGGCCGATGTTTGCGATTGGTCGTTTATTTAATGTATTAGAACGTGGGAATGCTAGTTATGACCGTGTCTCTGAGTTATTAAGAGAAAAGACCCATATTATTGAAGCACCTGATGCAATTACGACACCCGCTAAAGGAGAATTAGCCGTTCATATTGATCAGTTTCACTATCCTGAAGATGATACCATCGCTTTAGACAATATCCAATTTTCATTAAATGAAGGAGAAGTTTTAGGTGTTGTGGGGAAAACTGGTTCAGGTAAAACAACGTTATTAAAATTATTAATGCGTGAATATGATAATTATCAAGGATCGATTCAATTTGGTGGACATTCAATCAAAGACTATTCACTGGATGCTTTGTTGCAATCAATCGGGTATGTGCCCCAAGACCATTTCTTGTTTTCTATGACGATTCGCGACAATATTCGCTTTGCTGATCCTCATTTTTCACAAGAGAAAATTGAACAAGCCGCAAAATTGGCGTTTATCGATGAAGACATTAAAGGCTTTCCAGAAGGATATGACACAATGGTTGGCGAACGTGGCGTGTCACTATCCGGTGGACAAAAGCAACGGATTTCGATTGCTAGAGCCTTAATTGTCGAGCCAGAATTATTGATTTTAGATGATGCCTTATCCGCTGTCGATGCGAAAACCGAAGAAGCGATTTTGCATAATTTAAAAACTTTTCGTCAAGATAAAACGACCATTATTGCAGCACATCGTTTAAGTAGTGTCATGCATGCCAAAGAAATTCTAGTGGTTGATGAAGGGAAAATCGTGGAACGCGGGACGCATGAAGAATTATTAGTCTTTGATGGTTGGTACAAACGAATGTGGGAGAAACAACAATTAGAAGCAAAAATTGAAGGGAGTGAGGCGTAA
- a CDS encoding 6-phospho-beta-glucosidase, with the protein MTGVKIATIGGGSSYTPELMEGFIKRYEELPIREIWLVDIEAGKEKLEIVGEMAQRMWDASPYDVKIHLTLDREKALKDADFVTTQFRVGLLNARVKDERIPAYYGMLGQETNGAGGMFKAFRTIPIILGIVEDMKRLCPNAWLINFTNPAGMVTEAIVRYGKWDRVIGLCNVPVGAIMVEPGLLGKKENELIYKFAGVNHFHWHKVADLEGNDVTLDIIDQLFKEDNGLPKNIHDIPFYKEQLHQMKMIPCGYHRYYYRQEEMLDHALEEYKTIGTRAEQVKKTEAELFELYKDPNLDHKPEQLEQRGGAHYSDAACETIASIYANKNTQIVVSTKNNGAVPDLPADCVVEVMAYLGADGARSVAFGELPTAEKGWLQVMKAMELLTIEAAVTGDYGTALQAFTINPLVPSGDTARKVMHELFIAHKAHLPQFKETIERLEKEGVEVHDEVAKDLI; encoded by the coding sequence ATGACTGGAGTTAAAATTGCAACAATTGGTGGCGGAAGTAGCTATACACCGGAATTGATGGAAGGTTTTATTAAACGTTATGAAGAATTACCAATCAGAGAAATTTGGTTAGTAGATATTGAAGCGGGAAAAGAAAAATTAGAAATCGTTGGTGAGATGGCGCAACGGATGTGGGATGCTTCACCGTATGATGTTAAAATACATTTAACATTAGATCGGGAAAAAGCACTAAAAGATGCTGACTTTGTTACAACTCAATTTCGTGTTGGTCTATTAAATGCTCGTGTCAAAGATGAACGTATTCCAGCTTACTATGGTATGTTAGGACAAGAAACAAACGGCGCTGGTGGGATGTTTAAAGCGTTCCGTACAATTCCAATTATTTTAGGTATTGTGGAAGATATGAAACGTCTTTGTCCCAATGCTTGGTTGATTAACTTTACAAATCCAGCAGGTATGGTGACCGAAGCCATTGTTCGTTACGGAAAATGGGACCGCGTAATTGGTTTATGTAATGTGCCAGTTGGTGCAATTATGGTTGAACCAGGCCTATTAGGCAAAAAAGAAAATGAATTGATTTATAAATTTGCAGGTGTGAACCATTTCCACTGGCATAAAGTGGCAGACTTAGAAGGAAATGATGTGACATTAGACATTATTGATCAGCTATTTAAGGAAGACAATGGTTTACCGAAAAATATCCATGATATTCCATTCTATAAAGAACAACTGCACCAAATGAAGATGATCCCTTGTGGTTATCATCGTTATTACTATCGCCAAGAAGAAATGCTAGACCATGCGTTAGAAGAGTACAAAACTATTGGTACTCGTGCTGAACAAGTGAAGAAAACGGAAGCTGAATTATTTGAACTATATAAAGATCCGAATTTAGATCACAAACCAGAACAATTAGAACAACGTGGCGGCGCACACTATTCAGATGCAGCATGTGAAACCATCGCATCAATTTACGCAAATAAAAATACCCAAATTGTTGTTTCTACGAAAAATAATGGCGCAGTGCCAGATCTACCAGCTGATTGCGTTGTTGAAGTGATGGCATATTTAGGAGCAGACGGTGCTCGTTCGGTAGCCTTTGGTGAATTACCAACTGCTGAAAAAGGGTGGTTGCAAGTGATGAAAGCGATGGAATTATTAACGATTGAAGCGGCGGTGACTGGTGATTATGGCACTGCGTTACAAGCATTTACAATCAATCCATTAGTACCATCAGGAGATACTGCACGTAAAGTGATGCATGAATTATTTATTGCACATAAAGCACATCTGCCACAATTTAAAGAAACGATTGAGCGCTTAGAAAAAGAAGGCGTTGAAGTACACGACGAAGTGGCAAAAGACTTAATATAA
- a CDS encoding glutathione peroxidase: MTIYDFDVTTAEGKTYSLEKYRGNILIIVNTATKCGFAPQFTELEALYQRYQAQGLVVLGFPSNQFKQELDNATDAQATCQLDYGVTFPMHELVTVNGSHAAPLFHYLTKVAPGTLGKSIKWNFTKFLVDRDGQVVERFAPKTAPDKMIPSIEKLL, translated from the coding sequence ATGACAATTTACGATTTTGACGTAACTACTGCGGAAGGTAAGACATATTCATTGGAAAAATATCGAGGCAATATCCTAATTATTGTCAATACTGCCACAAAATGTGGCTTTGCTCCTCAATTTACCGAATTAGAAGCTCTTTATCAACGTTATCAGGCACAAGGACTTGTTGTCTTAGGCTTTCCTTCCAATCAATTCAAACAAGAGCTAGACAACGCGACAGACGCTCAAGCAACTTGTCAGTTAGATTATGGTGTCACTTTCCCCATGCATGAATTGGTCACTGTCAATGGGTCACATGCTGCACCACTTTTTCATTACCTCACAAAAGTAGCACCAGGAACGTTAGGAAAAAGCATTAAATGGAACTTCACAAAATTTTTAGTCGATCGCGATGGACAAGTCGTTGAACGTTTTGCACCTAAAACAGCGCCCGATAAAATGATTCCTTCAATTGAAAAACTATTATGA